AAAACGGCGTCTACGTCGCGAACATGATCAACACGCTCATTATCGCACCGCCGCTCACGATCACGGACGCCGAGATCGATGATGCGATCGCTGCACTCGATGGCGCCCTCGCGATATCGGACGATGCGATGGAACAAGGAGTCATGGAGTGATTTCTTCTTCAGTGATCGATGGACATCATCCGAGTTTTGAGATGTAAAACCGTAATATCTCTGCCATTTTGACGATTTATCACACATCTAGTTCACAATGTGTGGAAATATTATTTATCCATACTATTATAAACATAATACTTTTTACTAATGGATGTTATTTCCTATCATGGTAGTTGAAACCATCATTAGCGGTGGAACCGTGGTGACTGCTACGGGGGAAACCGATGCGAGTATCGCGATCGACGATGGGAAAATCGTCGGTATCGGAACGGAAGAAACGTTACCTGAGGCATCCGAAACGATCGATGCATCCGGATTACTCGTTATGCCCGGCGCGATCGATCCACACGTACACATCGACGATATGTTCTCCATCGATAGCTACGAATCCGCGACCGGTGCTGCTGCTGTCGGTGGGACGACGTCCTATATCGACTTTGCATGGCAGGCATGGGACGGTGAGCTGAGTATTTGGGACGAAGATGGGACGCTGTTGGACGGTGTCAGGCGAAAGCAGGAGAAAGGGGAGGATGCGGTGATCGATTACAGTCTTCACGGCGCAATCACGCGGGAGGATCCTGCCGTTTTCGACGAAATCCCCGACGTAATCGATGCTGGTGTGACATCGTTCAAGATGTTCACCGCGTATGAGCACGGCCTTTCGAACGGATTCATGAATAGAGCAATACAGCACATCGCCGAAGAGGATGCCGTCGGTGTGTTTCATACGGAGGACCCGTCGATTTGTGACTCATTGACCGAGCAATTCAAAGAAGAAGGCAAAGGAGACCCCGAATGGTATCCGAAATCACGGCCGGATTATGCGGAAGCCATGGCGGCAGAAGATGCCGCTCGGATGGCACTCGAAGCGGGAATGAAGTACTATGGGATACACACGACGTGCCGGAAAGCAGCCGATATTCTCGAGTACTTCCAAGACGACGGCAGCATGATTCGTGCCGAAACCTGTACCCACTACTGTACACTCGACGATTCGATCTTCGAAGAAATGGGTAACCTGCCGATGATTGCACCGCCGATTCGAAAGCCGGACGACATCGAGGCGATGTTCGAACACCTTCACAACGGCTGTCTGAGCGTCGTTTCGACCGACCACTGTGGATATCGACTCGACCAGAAACAAGTCGAAAACTGGTGGGACAGTGCGTTTGGGGCGAACGCCCTCCAAGTCAGCTTACCGGTGTTTTACGATGAAGCCGTGAATCGCAGGGGTTTCACACCGTCGTTTGTCGTGCAAGTGATGGCCACGAACCCTGCTGACACGTTTGGCATCCCCCAGAAGGGAACGCTGGAAACGGGGGCGGACGCGGATATCGTTCTCATGGATCCGGATGAAACGTATACCATCACGGCCGACGACAACGTAAGCAAAGCCGAATTCTCGATTTACGAAGGGCGAACGGTCACCGGTCGCGTGAAGAAAACCCTCGTCCGAGGTGAAGTCGTCGCGGAAGACGGGGAAGTCGTCGGAGAACCGGGGTATGGGGAGTTCATCGAGCGTGAGGTTCCCGACTGGAATACACGGTAAGCAACCGAAACTCGCTGTAGTCGTTATTCCGAATTGAACTCGGCGAAGACGTCGATAACTTCCTCCACGTTGTCACCCAATGAGTAGAGAACAGGCTCCGTACACCCTGCATCACAGTAATCCTGTACACGACTCACGACGTCCTCTGGGGTCCCCGCAGCGACGACGTTCGTCACTATCTCGTCGTCCACGAGGGCGCTGGCACGTTCGATATCCTCGGCCGTCGCGGGCCAACTTCCCAACTCTGCCTCGACCTGTTCACCGAGGTCGGGGTCGATTCCCGATCCTTTCTTGATGTGGGGTTGCTGTCCGATGTACTGCGTCACGAGCCCGCGGGCCTGATCGATCGCTCGTTGTCGATCCTCGTCCATTGAGACGGCGATCAACTGTGGTCGATCGACATCCTCGATCGAACCTCCCTGCTTTTCGACTCCCTCCTTGAGCTTCTGCATGCCGAGTTCGTTGTGTTCGGGTGGAATGAGATAGTTCATAAACACACCCCCCGCGACCCCATTGCCTACCAGCTCGCCGGTGAGCTTGTGCATCGTCGGGCCCGTCGCACCGATGTATATCGGGACATCCCGTGGCGAAGCGTTCGAACGGACGAGATCAAGTTCGATATCTTCGACGTCGAGCGTTTGACCTTCGTAAGTCACGTTTTCGAGGTCGAACAATTTCCGGACGACAGTACAGTATTCCCACATCCTTCGAAGCGGCTTTTGACGGTCGATGCCGACCTTCGTTGCGAGGGGGTCCCACCATGCACCGATGCCGAGCTTCATCCGCCCCCCGGAGAGTTCGTCAAGCGTCGAAAACGTCTGGGCCATCAACGCCACGTTTCGCGTATAGCAATTCGTCACACCTGGTGCGATATCGATTTCGTCGGTGACCTGTGTATACGCACCCATGACAGTCATCGCATCCCGAACGAGACGCGACTCTCCCTGCCACACGGAGTCCAATCCTTTCGATTCTGCATACTGGGCGTATCGTACTTCGTCGGTGATATCTTTGCGTTCCCAGTTCCAGATGCCGACGCGATCGAATTGTGGATCTCCCATGATTAGTCCTCCATTGCGAGTTCGAGTGCGGCGTTCGCGAACGTGTTTGCCGCCGTGTAGCAGTCGTCCCAGCTCGTATACTCCTCCTCGGAGTGACTCTTTCCATTCTCACTGACGGCAAACACCATCGACGTATCCATGACATCGGCGACGTGTGTGGCATCGTGGCCAGCGCCGCTGAAAATCCGCATCGCGTCGTATCCTAAGTTCTCCGTGGCGCTCTCGACCGCCGAGATATTCCTCTCAGCGAAGTCGACGGACGGTGCACGCATCCGTTCTTCCCACTCCCAGTCGAGTCCTTCCCGTTCCGCTGCCATCTCCGCTTCAGCGAGAACGCGGTCGAAGGCGTCTTCGACGATCTCATCGCTCGGATCACGAAAGCCCCAGGTGAACGTTACTTCACCGGGGATGATGTTGATCGAGTTCGGTTGAACGTCCATGAAACCGGTCGACCCGACGGTTCGCTCCCCGAGCGAGTTCGCTATTCGCCGGATCTGTGTGATCACGTCTGCCGCCCCGATGAGTGCATCGCTGCGGTACTGCATCGGCGTGGGACCCGTGTGGTCGGCTTCACCACGATAGGTAATTGCACCCCAGGTGAACCCGACGATGCCCGTAACGATTCCCACATCGACGTCGTTTTCCTCTAGATACGGTCCCTGTTCGATGTGAAGTTCGAAGTAGCCGTCGTAGTTCTCCGTTGGTGTCGCAGGTTCCTCTCCCTTGTATCCTATTCGCTCCAGTTCGTCCTCGAACCGATTTCCATCTTCGTCCGTTTTGTCGTACTCTTCCGCCAAATCGTGATTACTGGCCCACACACCACTTCCTTGCATCGCCGGTTGATATCGTGACCCTTCCTCGTTCGTCCAGTTGACGATCTCGACTGGATGTTCGGTCTCTATGTCCTCGTCATTGAGGGTGCGAATGAACTCGAGTGCAGCAATGACGCCAAGCGCACCATCGTATATTCCCCCGTATGGTTGTGAGTCGAGGTGAGAACCGAGCAGAATCGTACCCTGTTCGGGGTTCCGACCCTCCCTTCGACCGAACATGTTTCCAAACTCATCGATACGGATGTCGAGTCCCTCGTCGTCCATTTGCTCGTAAAACCAGTCTCGAATTTTTCGGTCGTCGTCCGAAAGGGCCAAACGGTGGAGTCCACCGTTTTCGGTAGCGCCTATTTCGGCTTGTTTTTTCATCGCATTTACAAACCGTTTCCGATTTATCTCGATGAGCATACCAACGATGGCGATGCAAACACTATTAAGTCTTTTCCCAGTAATTGGGCTAATTGTACCAACATTTCCCCAGTATGCTTTACAACGTTCTATTTGGACCCAAATATTTAAATGAGTGTATGGTATGCCATGGTGTATGGTATCTCAAAAACAGGTAGAAAATCCATGACCGAAGACTCACAAAACAAAATCAGCGATACGACGGAACTCGAGGGATTGAGTCCTATTCCGCGGGAAGAACGGACGATGGGCCTCTCCCATTATATCCCTGTCTGGTGGTCTTCGCTAATTATCGTCCAAGCGTTTGCTGTCGCGTTTTTCGCCGTCTACCCTCACGGGAATTTGAATCTCGTTCAAGCAGGTATCGCGATCGGGATCGGGACGATCATCGCAACGATATTTTTCATTCTAAACGGGTTCCCCGGCTACGAAGAAGGGATACCGTTTGCCGTACAGACACGATCCGCCTTTGGCATTCGTGGGGCAGTCATTCCGAACTATCTCAGAATCATTCCAGCCATCGGATGGCTTGGTATCGGTAACTGGATCGGTGCGCTCGCGCTTCAAACGATTACGACGACGTTGTGGGGTTTCGGAAACGTCTGGGTGTACTTCGTGCTGTTCGTTCTGTTGAACGTCGGCCTCGCCCTCAATGGGATAACATCGATCAAGTGGTTCGATTCGATCGCCGCGGGGATTTTAGGGTTGTTACTGTCGTATACTGTGTATCTCGTTCTTACGACACAGCAGATACCGACCGACGTCATCAACCATCCTGGGTCGTGGGGAAGCCAGTTCTACGCGACGATTTCGGCAGCGGTCGGGTTCATAATTACTGGCGCCCTCAACGCCTCGGACCTCAGCCGTCATCTCAAGGAAAAGGGAGGCTCTCGTAACCACGTCCTGGGTCACGTCTTCGGCATTGCACCACCGATGATGTTCATGCTATTGGTAGGATTGGTCTTCGGTGTCTCGACCGGAAATGCGAACCCAATCGAGGCGATAATGATCGTCGCCCCCAACCCTCTCGTCGGTAGTGCGATGTTACTGTTCGTGTTGGGTGCACAGATCTCCACGAATCTCACCCTCAACATTCTCCCGCCCACTCACGTTTTCCAAGATTCACTTGGAATCACGTGGCGGCAAGGAGTCGTTCTCGCGAGTGCGCTTTCGGTCGTCTCCTTCCCTTGGTATCTCTTTTCGAGCAACATATTTTATACGTTCATCAACGCTTACTCCGTTTTCCTTGGTCCGGCGCTTGGAATCCTGATCGCGGACTACTGGATCATCAGAAAACGTGATACCGATATCACCTCGCTCTACACGGTCGATACGAGCTCAAAGTTTTGGTTCGTCCGTGGCTTCTCGATGTCGGCACTCGTAAGCCTCCTGTTGGGAGCAGTCGTAAGTGTTCCATTCCTCGACATCTCGTGGATGGTAGGATTGCCGATCGGATTTGTCTGCTATTACGGCTTGAAACGATTCGAATTCGACCAACTTCTCGCCGATACCGTCGCAGACGCTGACCAGCGTTCAATGAAGAGTAGTAACGATTGACTTGAGGGAGCAGCTCTACGGTAATTGCAGAGTCGGTTTCCGATACGTATCGTGGCGTCGAGTATGTCGTGGTCAATTCTTCATGCCGGTTTGGGTGCTTGAGAACATCCCGTGACAAGATCGGCTCGTGACACTATCGGGCGGACGGTAATTGGGAAATGAGCACACGGTGTGGAAGAATGGGCTTGGAATGAACACTTTGGTCCACACCGTCTACTTCGCTGACTGCATTCTATTCGTAGAACCCGATGGATAAAGTCTTCAGCCAACCGGAGCGGAAGTGAAACTAAACGCACGCGGGAAA
The window above is part of the Haladaptatus caseinilyticus genome. Proteins encoded here:
- a CDS encoding dihydroorotase produces the protein MVVETIISGGTVVTATGETDASIAIDDGKIVGIGTEETLPEASETIDASGLLVMPGAIDPHVHIDDMFSIDSYESATGAAAVGGTTSYIDFAWQAWDGELSIWDEDGTLLDGVRRKQEKGEDAVIDYSLHGAITREDPAVFDEIPDVIDAGVTSFKMFTAYEHGLSNGFMNRAIQHIAEEDAVGVFHTEDPSICDSLTEQFKEEGKGDPEWYPKSRPDYAEAMAAEDAARMALEAGMKYYGIHTTCRKAADILEYFQDDGSMIRAETCTHYCTLDDSIFEEMGNLPMIAPPIRKPDDIEAMFEHLHNGCLSVVSTDHCGYRLDQKQVENWWDSAFGANALQVSLPVFYDEAVNRRGFTPSFVVQVMATNPADTFGIPQKGTLETGADADIVLMDPDETYTITADDNVSKAEFSIYEGRTVTGRVKKTLVRGEVVAEDGEVVGEPGYGEFIEREVPDWNTR
- a CDS encoding LLM class flavin-dependent oxidoreductase, encoding MGDPQFDRVGIWNWERKDITDEVRYAQYAESKGLDSVWQGESRLVRDAMTVMGAYTQVTDEIDIAPGVTNCYTRNVALMAQTFSTLDELSGGRMKLGIGAWWDPLATKVGIDRQKPLRRMWEYCTVVRKLFDLENVTYEGQTLDVEDIELDLVRSNASPRDVPIYIGATGPTMHKLTGELVGNGVAGGVFMNYLIPPEHNELGMQKLKEGVEKQGGSIEDVDRPQLIAVSMDEDRQRAIDQARGLVTQYIGQQPHIKKGSGIDPDLGEQVEAELGSWPATAEDIERASALVDDEIVTNVVAAGTPEDVVSRVQDYCDAGCTEPVLYSLGDNVEEVIDVFAEFNSE
- a CDS encoding Zn-dependent hydrolase: MLIEINRKRFVNAMKKQAEIGATENGGLHRLALSDDDRKIRDWFYEQMDDEGLDIRIDEFGNMFGRREGRNPEQGTILLGSHLDSQPYGGIYDGALGVIAALEFIRTLNDEDIETEHPVEIVNWTNEEGSRYQPAMQGSGVWASNHDLAEEYDKTDEDGNRFEDELERIGYKGEEPATPTENYDGYFELHIEQGPYLEENDVDVGIVTGIVGFTWGAITYRGEADHTGPTPMQYRSDALIGAADVITQIRRIANSLGERTVGSTGFMDVQPNSINIIPGEVTFTWGFRDPSDEIVEDAFDRVLAEAEMAAEREGLDWEWEERMRAPSVDFAERNISAVESATENLGYDAMRIFSGAGHDATHVADVMDTSMVFAVSENGKSHSEEEYTSWDDCYTAANTFANAALELAMED
- a CDS encoding cytosine permease, yielding MTEDSQNKISDTTELEGLSPIPREERTMGLSHYIPVWWSSLIIVQAFAVAFFAVYPHGNLNLVQAGIAIGIGTIIATIFFILNGFPGYEEGIPFAVQTRSAFGIRGAVIPNYLRIIPAIGWLGIGNWIGALALQTITTTLWGFGNVWVYFVLFVLLNVGLALNGITSIKWFDSIAAGILGLLLSYTVYLVLTTQQIPTDVINHPGSWGSQFYATISAAVGFIITGALNASDLSRHLKEKGGSRNHVLGHVFGIAPPMMFMLLVGLVFGVSTGNANPIEAIMIVAPNPLVGSAMLLFVLGAQISTNLTLNILPPTHVFQDSLGITWRQGVVLASALSVVSFPWYLFSSNIFYTFINAYSVFLGPALGILIADYWIIRKRDTDITSLYTVDTSSKFWFVRGFSMSALVSLLLGAVVSVPFLDISWMVGLPIGFVCYYGLKRFEFDQLLADTVADADQRSMKSSND